From Sphingobacteriaceae bacterium:
TCTTCAAGGCTTTTAAACTCAATCTGACTGCGGCTTTTAGAGATTACATTTGGCATAATCAAAGATAATTCATATTCGTTTTTTTTTATTTATCTTTATTTCAGTAATAACAAACAGTTGCTGTTAAAACCCAACTTTTTGTAGCGCTGACGTTACTGGTAATGTGCCGGGACATCGAACATGAAAAAAATATTAATCCTGACAATAGCATTTTTCACGACAATATCCATTCTGTTCGGACAGACGGACAAGAAAACTATTTTAATAAAAGGCAGGGTCTACGGACAATCAAAAAATGAAAACAACTTCCTTCCGCTCGCTACAGTTTACGTTAAGGACACCAAAACATATTGCTTGACGGATACCCTTGGTTATTATTCGCTCGACATTTCATCACTTGGCGACAAAGGACGAAAAGTTGTTCTTGTTTGCAGATACATTGGTTACGTTATTAAAGAAATACCCCTTGGTAAAATAAAAAATTCTATATCGACAGACTTTATTCTTGAAGCTGCTCCAGCCTGCAATTATCCTGACGTTTGGAGTTCAATTGAAATAAAAAGCCCAGACACAGCCCAGTATTGTAAAATACTTAAACGCGGACACGATACTTTAACATTTTATAGACGACATAGCAATTGTGACAGCGTAACATTTTATAAGTTTCAAGTATTTAAACAAACACAGACATACGGCATCCGAACATTTCTTCCAGTTAAGTATGCTCAACCGAAAAGGTGCAAAGACTTCTTCTCTGCTGACCCAAGAAAATTAGTTTTTAAACAATCGCAAACTTGCCTTCATTCTCCCGAAACAATTAATTTCATGAATGGCTTTGAAAAAGCTATTCGTGACCTGAAACGTGACACTTTGAATTGTTCAAACAAAATACAATATTCAATTACAATTGGTAATAAATATTATAAAAGCAAAATAAAGACATGTAGCCAAGACATCGAAAGACTAATGAATATGTATTTTGGTTGCGCAATTGAAGACACAAGACAATTTCAAAGTGGCTATTGAACTGTGTGCGGCACACAACCAGTAACAGCAAATTCGCCCAATGCGGCGGGACAGGGTCATCGCTCGCGCGCAAAATTAGTTGCCCCTTCGGGAAATTTTATTTGCGGCTCGCTAAAAACCATTGTATCTTTAAATAAACATTTGTGGGTATAGACACAGGAAGCTTCGAAAGCCGCACTGGGCAAATTCGCAAAACGTTAGGTTCCATTTGTAACGCACCTGTGTGTGTTAAGCTAGACGTAGCAGTAGAAATTTTTTTTTAAGTTGCGGGACGTTAAAGCAAGGCGTAAAAATTTTTGATTTTTTTATTAAATAAATCCTAACCTTTTGTCTAAGCAGTTTTTTTGAAAAAAAAACGTTTTGCTTAGCAAAACAAAACGGTTAGTGGATTTGGAGTGTTGCGAGTTCACTCGCATAAGTGACAAAGACGCTAAGCGTTTTTGCTTAGACAAAGGTAGCGAAAATTTTTTACAAAGTCAACGGTTTGACAAGGGGTAGACTTTGTTTTTATAAACAAAATCAAAAATTTTTACCCTTTTATTTTGTCCCGACAACTTAAAAGTTGGCTTTCTAAGACTGCGTCAAGCTGTCGCGCTTGAAGCAATAATAGAAAGCCTAAAATTTCTCCTGTGGACCCTAGACTTTAAAGCTTGACCGCTGCTGCGGTCAGTGCGCCACAAACGAAACCTAACAACGGCTAAGCACAATGCCTTTTTCTTTTATCTATTGTTACCTTCATTTCATTTCGGTAACTTTGAATATGGAAAAAGGCACTGATGCCTAGCCGTTATCCGTTAGTTGCAAGTGTAAAGACAGACATGACCTTATTAGAACTCGACATTTTAGAAAAAGAAATTACAACTCGGTTAAGAGATCTTAACTCGAAAAAAACTGATCCCGAAATCTTAGACACCTTTTTGTCGGAAGCATTTAGAAAATATACTACTATTCATAAAGCGTATATCGACTTAATAAAAAACGGTGACGAAAGGACAAGAATAGAAGCATTAAAGAGAGCACTTTACATCCAATGGATCGGAAGTTTCGAACCATCTTTTATAACAGGCATTACGACATCCTTTGACACATTTGAAAATGCAGCGGGTGGACTTGAATTAAAAGACTTTCAATTTGTTTATAGCTACGTAGACAATCTTATCAAGAATAACGAGCTTGACGAAGAGTTGATAGAAATGCTTTCCTATTATGCATGTTGGGAATTTGTTTTTGAATTTGAAAATTTTAAAGACTATAAACATCTTCATCATTTTGTTTTCAATACTGACCAGGAGACATCTTATGTTCCATTAATTAGAAAGCGAAATCTTGAACAGCGCGGACAAATGGGTGACTACTTTTTGAGTTTGAGTACATTGACCGAAGACACCAGCAACTAACACAGGCTCACACGCAATGCGGAGTTTGTGCAAGATGCAAATACAATTTTAAAGGTGCGCTTCGCGCAAATTATTTTTTGTATTTGCAATTTAGTTCTGTACATTTAATAAAGTTTTTCGCTCAAGACAGTTTTGTGGTTTTTAATTCCGCACTGCGTGTAGCCTGAAAACGTTACCAGTAAGCTTAAGAAAGACAAACAATGAAGACAATAATGATTATATTTTCTGTTTTAATAACTAACATGTGTTTAGGACAGACGTTGGAGTTTAAAAATGGGAAAAAGAAATTATACATTTTTAAAGACTTTCAAGGAACATTTTTACTAAATGACAGTAGTAGTTATACTGGCACAGTAATTAAACTATCTGCGACAGATATAACCGTTGAGACAACAGAAAAAATGAAAAAAGTGATCGTTATACATGATATTTTGAGCGTGAATTATTGTAGATCAAAATTTGGAACTGCGAATAAGAGTTATGGGACGCATTGTAAAGACGTGAAACTAAAAAACTACAAATACAAGTTTACGAGAGAATAATAATTCTAAATCAAATATGCGAAGACTGAAGAACAAGCTAAAACTAAGTAAAGCCAACTGGTAACACAGGTTACACGCAATGCGGAGTTTATGCAAGTTGCAAATGCATTTTTTCATCGGAAGAATATTTTTTGCATTTGCCATTTAGTTCAGTACATTTAATAAAGGTTTTCGCTCAAGACAGTTTTGTGGTTATTTATTCCGCACTGCGTGTAGCCTGAAAACGTTAGCCACAATGCAAAGAGCGACAGCATGTAGCCATTTAGACATACTTTTAAATTAACAAACAAGACAAAAAATATAAACGACAGACAATGAAAACAATACTACTTATCACTTTAACAGCTTTTATCGGCTTGACAACTTTACAAGCACAGAATCCAATGGTTCAAAGTATTTTAAATGATGTCAGGATTGACTCACTCACTAAATTTGTAGCACAGCTTTCAGGTGAAACACCTGTGATTATTAATGGGCAACCCGATACTATCAAAACACGATACTCCTTTAGTTCAGGGAATGAAAAAGCTTTTCAGTTTATGAAAGCAATATTTGTGCAGTATGGATTTGTTGTTGATTCAATGGTTTTTAGTGCTAACGGAAAAAATCTATTTGGAATAAAAACAGGATATAAATATCCCAATAGGAAGTTTATTCTTGGAGCACATTATGACAACATGCCTAATACTCCTATTGCACCAGGAGCTGATGATAATGCCAGTGGAACGGCTGCGGTGCTGGAAGCAGCAAGAATTTTTTCGAACTATAATTTTCCTCATACCCTTGTGTTTGCTTTATGGGATGAAGAAGAACAGGGGTTATTGGGTAGCACAGCTTATGTTCCAACAATAGGTTCTAATAATGATACGCTTATGGGATACATCAATATGGATATGTTGGGATGGGATGGAAATAACGACACAATAGCTGATTTGAATGTTAGACCGGTTGCAAACTCTTTACAACTTGCCGACAAAGCAATAAAATGTGATTCTGTATATAATATCCAACTTAAGTTGCACATAGTCAATCCAGGCAATGGTTCTACTGACCACGCTCCATTTTGGAACAATGGTTTTACAGCAATAGGCATTGATGAAGAATATGATAATGACTTTAATCCCTATTGGCACACTATAGCAGATTCTCTTGGGCAGTTTAATCTTGATTTTTATGAGCGTTGTGCAAAACTGGCGTACGCTACACTTGCAGACTGTGCTGCTGACACTGTGAATGTTGTAAGTATTGAACACCACGTTCAGAAATTCACACGCATAATTATTTATCCTAATCCCTTTTCCTCTGAGACAACTTTACAAACAGAAATTCCTTTTAAGAACGCAAATCTCACGTTAAACAACTGTTTCGGGCAGACAATAAAAGAAATAAATAATATTTCGGGAAACACAGTTACTATCTCCCGAGACAATCTTCCAAGCGGACTGTATTTCATTCGGCTGACACAAGACAATAAAATAATTACAGTGGACAAATTAGTAATCACGGACTGACACGCACTACAAAAAAATGCACTGTGGCTAACAGCACATTTGCAATAGGCGGGCTTTGTGCTCCGTAGACAGTTTTGTGGTTAATGAAAGTTTTGTGCTACGCATGAACATTTGTGGTAAAAATCCCGCCCATCGCAAATCTGCAAAACGTTAGGGGTAATTGTATGACGACATTAACCGAAAGGAACATAGTAAAATTATTTGACCATTTATGGCCAGGAATGCTTTATGTTCAAGAACACAGAGCAACTTGCGTCCACAATTTAAAAACAATTAACAACTGTTTTTCTAAATTCAAACATGACCATAACGAACTAATAAATTCCTTATGTTCTCTTGACGGCATCGGGCTGACAATAGCAAGCGGACTGATATGGACTGCATTCCCAAGGACACGGGTTCCTTTCGACAAATACACATTGACTTATGCTTTAGATAAAAGAATTTTGAGGACAGAATTAATATCTACTGATTATATTAATGCTTCCGAAAAAATAAAGACGCATTGTAAAATAAATCATATGACTATTGAAGATTTTGTAAGGAAGTCTTTAATTGAATTAGAGGAACATGAATACCTAATGGAGCCCAAATAATTAAATCAACAAATAACACAAATATGAAAATCATTATCAAAACATTACTACTAATTTTTTTAAGTCAATCTATTTATTCCCAAATAACAGTATTTGGAATTGACATTGCTAAAAAAACTCCGGCACAAGGTTATTTTGAAGCATTTAAAACAAATTGCGCTCCAAAAACATATTTCTCATACGCTGAATACAAAAGTTTTAATACTTGTGTTGCAATAATATTTGAGAATTACAACGTGACAAATAAAACTCCTCAAATGAAGGACACCGAAAAATATTTACCAGAATTAAATAAAATGATTGAAAATAAATTCGGTAAACCAATTGACATTTATACAAGCCAAGAAAAGACTTCAAAAAGACTTAACTATAATATGTACCTTTTTACTTACAAATCAAATTACTATGAAATCATTGTAAAGGTTTCAGGCTTCAAGACAACCGCATTGCAAGTAAGCGTTTACGACAATATCGACAAATTAAAAGACGACGTTGCAAGCAATCTTGGTTACGACAGTTATTACGGGACAGAATACTATTACGACAAAGAAATATTTAATAATATAAAGGAGTACGTGACGAAAAAATAACAACTACCCCTAACAGCAACTAAAATCAAGGCGGCGGACGTACTAACAAAAACTTTTGTATCTTCATATAAACTTTTGTCGGTGTAGACGCAGGCAGCTCCGAAAGCCGCCCTGCTTTTAGTCGCAAAACGTTAGGCGAAATAATGGCGGACAAATCCGTTTCTTTTTTTATTTCAGCCTCATTTTCCGACGCACTTATTATTTTTTTCGCACAAATGCAGACACCTTTAAATGTGTGGACAAAAAAATAATGCCGCACTCTTTCAATAAAGGGACTTGTTTTCCGAGCTCAAAAAACATTCCCTCTTTTGTAACAAATCGACAAGCTCTTGATGTTCTC
This genomic window contains:
- a CDS encoding carboxypeptidase-like regulatory domain-containing protein, with the protein product MKKILILTIAFFTTISILFGQTDKKTILIKGRVYGQSKNENNFLPLATVYVKDTKTYCLTDTLGYYSLDISSLGDKGRKVVLVCRYIGYVIKEIPLGKIKNSISTDFILEAAPACNYPDVWSSIEIKSPDTAQYCKILKRGHDTLTFYRRHSNCDSVTFYKFQVFKQTQTYGIRTFLPVKYAQPKRCKDFFSADPRKLVFKQSQTCLHSPETINFMNGFEKAIRDLKRDTLNCSNKIQYSITIGNKYYKSKIKTCSQDIERLMNMYFGCAIEDTRQFQSGY
- a CDS encoding M20/M25/M40 family metallo-hydrolase translates to MKTILLITLTAFIGLTTLQAQNPMVQSILNDVRIDSLTKFVAQLSGETPVIINGQPDTIKTRYSFSSGNEKAFQFMKAIFVQYGFVVDSMVFSANGKNLFGIKTGYKYPNRKFILGAHYDNMPNTPIAPGADDNASGTAAVLEAARIFSNYNFPHTLVFALWDEEEQGLLGSTAYVPTIGSNNDTLMGYINMDMLGWDGNNDTIADLNVRPVANSLQLADKAIKCDSVYNIQLKLHIVNPGNGSTDHAPFWNNGFTAIGIDEEYDNDFNPYWHTIADSLGQFNLDFYERCAKLAYATLADCAADTVNVVSIEHHVQKFTRIIIYPNPFSSETTLQTEIPFKNANLTLNNCFGQTIKEINNISGNTVTISRDNLPSGLYFIRLTQDNKIITVDKLVITD